One segment of Nostoc flagelliforme CCNUN1 DNA contains the following:
- the plsX gene encoding phosphate acyltransferase PlsX has product MGSTRVRIAIDAMGGDHAPGEIVAGALRAREELGVDVLLVGDPQQIEAALPPKTNLGQVEIVPAEEAIAMDEEPLNAVRRKRKASINVAMDLVKQQKADAVFSAGHSGAAMASALLRLGRLPGIDRPAIGTVFPTIIAGKPVLVLDVGANVDCRPKFLEQFAVMGSAYSQYVLGTTEPKVGLLNIGEEDSKGNDAAVRAHQLLRENSQINFIGNAEGRDVLSGRFDVIVCDGFVGNVLLKFAEAVGEVILQILREELPQGLHGQIGSALLKPNLKRIKQRMDHAEHGGALLLGVAGVCFIGHGSSQAPSIFNAIRMAKEAVDNQVIQRIQSQYILERESG; this is encoded by the coding sequence ATGGGATCGACTCGCGTACGGATCGCAATTGACGCAATGGGAGGGGATCACGCACCCGGTGAAATCGTTGCTGGCGCATTGCGAGCAAGGGAAGAATTGGGTGTAGATGTATTACTGGTTGGTGATCCTCAACAAATAGAAGCTGCCTTGCCGCCAAAAACGAATTTAGGGCAGGTGGAGATCGTTCCTGCTGAGGAAGCGATCGCTATGGATGAGGAGCCTTTAAATGCAGTAAGACGCAAACGCAAGGCTTCTATCAATGTGGCGATGGATTTAGTCAAGCAGCAAAAAGCAGATGCCGTGTTTTCTGCCGGTCACTCTGGGGCAGCGATGGCATCAGCTTTGCTCCGCTTAGGACGATTGCCGGGAATTGACCGCCCAGCCATAGGGACTGTTTTTCCGACAATTATTGCTGGTAAGCCAGTGTTGGTACTTGATGTCGGCGCGAATGTAGATTGCCGTCCGAAGTTTTTAGAGCAGTTTGCCGTCATGGGATCGGCTTACAGTCAATATGTTTTAGGTACAACCGAACCTAAAGTAGGTTTGCTGAATATCGGTGAAGAAGACTCTAAAGGCAATGATGCAGCCGTCCGCGCCCACCAACTACTACGCGAAAATTCCCAAATTAATTTTATTGGCAATGCCGAAGGGCGTGATGTGCTTTCTGGTCGCTTTGATGTGATTGTCTGTGACGGCTTTGTGGGCAATGTATTATTAAAATTTGCCGAAGCAGTCGGAGAAGTGATTCTGCAAATTCTGCGCGAAGAATTACCCCAAGGATTGCATGGTCAAATCGGTTCAGCACTTTTAAAACCAAACCTGAAGCGGATTAAGCAGCGGATGGATCACGCAGAACATGGTGGGGCTTTGCTGTTAGGCGTGGCAGGTGTCTGTTTTATCGGTCACGGTAGCTCACAAGCTCCTTCAATTTTTAATGCAATTCGCATGGCCAAAGAAGCCGTTGATAACCAAGTGATACAACGAATTCAGTCCCAATATATCCTAGAGCGCGAGAGCGGTTAG
- a CDS encoding beta-ketoacyl-ACP synthase 3, protein MQNLGVAITGSGSAVPATSLHNQTLSEVVETSDEWIATRTGIRQRRLALPSESLSVLATAASSKAIAASGIKPEDLDLILLATSTPDDLFGSACKVQAQLGATNAVAFDLTAACSGFVFGLVTAAQYIRTGVYKNVLLIGADILSRWVDWEDRRTCVLFGDGAGAVVLQADKSDRLLGFALKSDGTQNHHLNLAYAGASQELLTGVNVTKGSYQPITMNGKEVYRFAIQKVPEIIDKALFQANLSVDKIDWLLLHQANQRIIDAVAQRLNVPEHKVISNLAQYGNTSAASIPLALDEAVRQGKIKPNDIVAASGFGAGLTWGAAIFQWGR, encoded by the coding sequence GTGCAAAACTTAGGCGTAGCAATTACCGGAAGTGGCTCGGCAGTACCAGCAACTTCCCTACACAACCAGACATTGAGTGAAGTAGTTGAAACATCAGATGAGTGGATTGCCACAAGAACTGGAATTCGTCAACGGCGATTAGCGCTGCCATCTGAGTCCTTGAGTGTACTTGCTACTGCCGCCAGCAGTAAGGCGATCGCAGCTTCGGGAATTAAACCAGAAGACCTAGACCTGATTCTGCTAGCGACTTCCACCCCTGATGATTTGTTTGGTAGTGCTTGTAAAGTACAGGCTCAATTGGGAGCCACCAACGCAGTAGCTTTTGACTTGACAGCAGCCTGCTCAGGCTTTGTGTTTGGTCTAGTTACAGCAGCCCAATATATTAGAACAGGTGTCTATAAAAATGTGCTGTTGATAGGTGCAGATATCCTCTCTCGGTGGGTAGATTGGGAAGATCGGCGCACTTGTGTATTGTTTGGTGATGGTGCAGGGGCAGTAGTATTGCAAGCTGACAAAAGCGATCGCTTATTAGGATTTGCCCTTAAAAGTGATGGCACTCAAAACCATCACCTCAACCTTGCTTATGCAGGCGCTTCCCAAGAACTGCTCACTGGTGTCAATGTCACCAAAGGCAGTTACCAACCTATTACTATGAACGGCAAAGAAGTCTACCGCTTTGCTATCCAAAAAGTGCCAGAAATCATTGATAAAGCTTTATTTCAAGCCAACCTCAGCGTTGACAAAATAGATTGGTTGCTGTTGCATCAAGCTAATCAGCGGATTATCGATGCCGTTGCCCAACGCCTAAATGTCCCAGAACATAAAGTTATAAGTAATCTCGCCCAGTACGGCAATACCTCCGCTGCCTCCATTCCCTTAGCTTTGGATGAAGCAGTGCGGCAAGGTAAAATTAAACCCAATGATATCGTTGCTGCATCCGGCTTTGGTGCCGGTCTTACCTGGGGCGCGGCAATTTTCCAATGGGGAAGGTAA
- the fabD gene encoding ACP S-malonyltransferase: protein MTKTAWVFPGQGSQKLGMGIDLLDIPFAKNRFAQAEEILGWSVIDICQNEEEKLSRTLYTQPILYVVESILADLLRERGHQPDLVAGHSLGEYSALYVAGVFEWSAGLYLVKRRAELMDSAVGGMMAALMNFDREQLEKVIAQTPDVVLANDNSSAQVVISGTTEAVHAVMTEVKAKRAVPLKVSGAFHSHLIAPAATEFQDILESVQFQPATVPVLSNVEPIASIDAEILKQRLNKQMTGSVRWREISLQLPTNGIERVVEIGPGKVLTGLIKRSSPDLILENIQSVADLPV, encoded by the coding sequence ATGACTAAAACTGCATGGGTGTTTCCCGGACAAGGTTCCCAAAAGTTGGGAATGGGAATTGACTTATTAGATATACCTTTCGCTAAAAACAGATTTGCCCAAGCCGAGGAAATTTTGGGCTGGTCTGTAATAGATATATGTCAAAACGAAGAAGAAAAGTTATCACGGACGTTATACACTCAGCCAATTCTTTATGTGGTAGAAAGCATTCTTGCTGACCTTCTCCGAGAACGTGGACACCAGCCAGATTTAGTTGCTGGACACAGTTTGGGAGAATATTCTGCCCTTTATGTAGCGGGTGTCTTTGAGTGGTCGGCTGGTTTATATCTAGTAAAGCGCCGTGCAGAACTCATGGATAGTGCCGTCGGCGGTATGATGGCAGCTTTGATGAACTTTGATCGCGAACAGTTGGAAAAAGTCATTGCCCAAACGCCTGATGTGGTGCTAGCAAATGACAATAGTTCGGCTCAGGTGGTAATTTCAGGCACGACTGAGGCTGTACATGCAGTAATGACTGAAGTTAAAGCCAAGCGTGCTGTTCCCCTAAAAGTTTCTGGAGCATTTCACTCACATTTAATAGCACCCGCGGCTACGGAATTCCAAGATATTTTAGAATCTGTGCAGTTTCAGCCAGCTACTGTACCAGTGTTGTCTAATGTAGAACCAATCGCGTCTATTGATGCCGAGATTTTAAAGCAGCGCCTGAACAAACAAATGACTGGTTCTGTAAGATGGCGAGAAATTTCTCTGCAATTACCAACTAACGGTATCGAGCGAGTAGTGGAAATTGGGCCTGGTAAAGTCCTAACTGGCTTAATCAAACGTAGTAGCCCTGACTTGATATTAGAAAATATCCAGAGCGTTGCTGATTTACCTGTTTAG